Proteins encoded in a region of the Bombiscardovia apis genome:
- a CDS encoding beta-L-arabinofuranosidase domain-containing protein: protein MAQALRAAGASRVEIHDEYWIRAAKKELDYLFRFDSDRLMVEFRQQAGLDTKGVKNYGGWERGYSAETNPDGTDQPPRFTGHFVGHYLSAISHALQASFASEQERRKLATIQRVLVENLRQTQEAYAQKDPANAGFLPAFRVDALPGGKDGLIVPFYNLHKLLQGLIDAAGSAPYGSVRLSALAAAGDFADFVIRWHKAHPGIDMLAIEYGGMNEALYRLYALTGKPTHLEAAQLFDELPLFEVLAAGEDCLPGLHANATIPKLIGAVTRYQVLGCRAEDDLYLRAARNFWELVADRHTYANGSNSQAEHFHQPGALWEDATTNGNADGGYNDNSTCETCNAHNMLKLTRLLLELTGEAKYSNYYQQTFTNAILASQDPESGMTTYFQPMQAGYPKVFGVPFGEFWCCQGTGIENFTQLGDSAYLLRNHAVVVNQFVSSTVEDYIHGLLIRQEAHLPQESVVHFTIDALDFSKTSQCADFAAATKRSEPVLLRLPIPDWVESNDIALEIDGSQVKPSNVMADGWLTFPIMPGMRLQLTLPARLRFIEAPDNPNWIAFAYGPVLLAGVLGPTDATSNYSYGGILVRVGKFNAQAAQRAQICLPQGLSREHWLEHIESHIQPVEPPTQSISFAFTLDRGPVNSTSESGRISEPLLLLPYYQLHRSLYALYFDLDDGRGGEAIYAKCEQDSHMRIIDSLTPDQGNNIERSKKLKASANSRSLVAGGRTFRDADTGGWFSYELAVDKRSDKNYIALLTDCPLEEFDSSEPADSGAFAVFVDPCPDLCDHSSQMLAGNEAEYSRQAVRIAAFRLDSAWNSSDIDRNQQDSAPSWHYIGIPASLVNQAPKPRIRVTLSSVSAPIPHIYGLRVAADF, encoded by the coding sequence GTGGCACAGGCGCTACGAGCAGCGGGGGCATCGCGCGTAGAGATACACGATGAGTACTGGATACGGGCTGCAAAGAAGGAACTTGATTACTTGTTCCGTTTCGACTCTGATCGGCTCATGGTGGAGTTTCGCCAGCAGGCCGGGTTAGATACTAAAGGGGTAAAGAATTACGGAGGCTGGGAGCGGGGATATAGCGCCGAAACCAACCCCGATGGTACCGACCAGCCTCCCCGTTTTACCGGTCATTTTGTAGGGCATTACTTGTCTGCGATTTCCCACGCATTGCAAGCGAGTTTTGCTAGCGAACAAGAGCGACGCAAGTTGGCAACCATACAGCGTGTATTGGTTGAGAATCTACGGCAAACCCAAGAGGCGTATGCCCAAAAAGACCCTGCCAATGCTGGTTTTCTCCCGGCCTTCCGTGTGGATGCATTGCCGGGCGGTAAAGACGGCCTGATAGTGCCCTTCTACAACTTACATAAGCTCTTGCAAGGTTTGATTGATGCTGCCGGCAGCGCGCCTTATGGTAGCGTTCGCCTCAGTGCGCTTGCTGCCGCAGGCGACTTCGCAGATTTTGTGATTCGCTGGCATAAGGCGCATCCCGGTATCGACATGCTTGCTATCGAATACGGTGGCATGAACGAGGCACTGTATCGCTTGTATGCACTTACTGGCAAGCCTACGCACTTGGAGGCCGCCCAGCTCTTCGACGAGCTGCCCTTGTTTGAGGTCTTGGCTGCCGGTGAGGATTGCCTTCCAGGGTTGCATGCGAACGCCACTATACCCAAGCTAATTGGTGCCGTCACTCGTTATCAAGTCTTGGGTTGCCGCGCTGAAGATGACCTCTATTTGCGTGCTGCGCGCAACTTTTGGGAGCTGGTAGCCGACCGTCACACCTACGCCAATGGTAGTAACTCGCAGGCCGAGCATTTCCATCAGCCGGGCGCGCTGTGGGAAGATGCAACTACGAACGGCAATGCCGACGGCGGTTATAACGACAATTCCACTTGTGAGACCTGCAATGCCCACAACATGCTCAAGTTGACCCGACTCCTGCTCGAGCTTACGGGCGAGGCAAAATATAGCAATTATTATCAGCAGACTTTTACTAACGCCATTCTTGCTTCCCAAGATCCAGAATCTGGCATGACCACTTACTTTCAGCCCATGCAGGCCGGTTATCCGAAAGTATTCGGCGTGCCGTTTGGTGAGTTTTGGTGCTGCCAAGGCACCGGTATTGAGAACTTTACTCAATTAGGGGATTCGGCATACCTGTTGCGCAATCATGCAGTGGTAGTGAACCAGTTCGTCTCGTCAACCGTCGAGGACTATATACACGGTCTGCTTATTCGCCAAGAAGCTCATTTGCCCCAAGAATCGGTTGTCCATTTTACTATCGATGCGTTAGATTTCTCTAAAACTAGCCAGTGTGCGGACTTCGCGGCTGCTACCAAGCGGTCTGAACCGGTACTGTTGCGCCTGCCTATTCCAGACTGGGTGGAGTCCAACGATATAGCCTTGGAAATAGACGGCAGTCAAGTCAAGCCGAGCAATGTGATGGCTGATGGTTGGTTAACCTTTCCTATAATGCCGGGGATGAGGCTGCAACTTACGCTTCCTGCGCGTTTGCGTTTTATTGAGGCTCCGGATAATCCCAACTGGATAGCTTTCGCATACGGTCCGGTTCTGCTTGCTGGAGTCTTGGGGCCTACAGATGCCACTTCCAACTATTCATACGGTGGCATCTTAGTTCGCGTTGGAAAGTTTAACGCGCAGGCCGCTCAGCGTGCTCAGATTTGCCTTCCGCAAGGGCTTTCGCGCGAGCACTGGCTGGAGCATATCGAATCTCATATCCAGCCTGTTGAGCCGCCAACCCAGTCTATTTCTTTTGCTTTTACTCTCGATAGAGGCCCGGTAAACAGCACTTCTGAAAGTGGCAGAATTAGTGAACCTTTGCTTCTGCTGCCGTATTATCAGTTGCATCGTAGCTTGTACGCGCTCTACTTTGACCTTGACGACGGCCGGGGTGGGGAAGCGATCTATGCCAAGTGTGAGCAGGATTCGCACATGCGCATTATCGATTCTTTGACACCAGATCAGGGCAATAATATTGAGCGTTCCAAAAAGTTGAAGGCCTCTGCTAATTCGCGTTCCCTGGTTGCGGGCGGTCGGACCTTCCGAGATGCTGACACTGGCGGCTGGTTTTCTTACGAATTAGCAGTTGATAAGCGCTCTGATAAGAACTATATAGCGTTGTTAACTGACTGTCCGCTTGAAGAGTTCGACTCGAGTGAGCCGGCGGATTCTGGCGCTTTTGCAGTGTTCGTAGATCCATGCCCAGATTTGTGTGACCACTCATCTCAAATGCTCGCTGGGAACGAAGCCGAGTATTCACGCCAAGCTGTCCGAATAGCCGCTTTCCGTCTCGACTCCGCGTGGAACTCTTCCGATATAGACCGTAACCAACAGGATTCGGCACCCAGCTGGCACTACATCGGTATTCCAGCGAGCCTTGTGAACCAAGCGCCAAAGCCGCGGATTCGCGTTACCCTGTCGTCTGTTTCAGCCCCTATCCCTCACATTTACGGCTTGCGCGTAGCTGCTGACTTTTAG
- a CDS encoding amino acid permease, whose translation MSNAQTTVEAADKSSGGGTLRRNLKNRHIQLISLGGAIGTGLFYGSSESITLAGPAILIAYLIGGGAIFMIVRALSEMSVEDAQAGAFSYYATRYWSKRAGFVSGWNYWFNYILVSMVELAVVGSFVNYWFPGIPAWVSAAAFLVIITATNLMGVAQFGEFEFWFAIIKIAAIIAMIIGGAAVVIMGLPSAGGVGASFANWFNDGGFMATGLLRKSASGNWTGLLMALTVVMFSFGGTELIGITAGETAEPRKTIPRATNDIIWRILVFYIGALGIIMAVVPWRSIGQPDANGVVASPFVQIFDSVGVHAAAGILNFVCLTAVMSVYNSALYSNSRMLYSLAQQGNAPKYLTRLSRSGVPYAGVLTSAGITVIAVIVVFLWPQFAFNYLMSVATIAALLNWTIIMITEMKFRRAVAAGNGPKELAGKKGQEALDAIIFKLPWPRVTPWVVLAFMALVVALMFFSPSYRIALIIGPIWLALLLAAYQLAAKNKG comes from the coding sequence ATGAGCAACGCACAGACCACAGTCGAAGCCGCGGATAAGAGCAGCGGCGGCGGAACTTTACGACGGAACCTCAAAAACCGCCACATTCAGCTCATTTCGCTCGGCGGAGCCATCGGAACCGGGCTTTTTTACGGTTCAAGCGAGTCTATTACGCTAGCCGGTCCGGCAATTCTGATTGCCTACCTTATCGGCGGAGGCGCAATATTTATGATTGTGCGAGCTCTAAGCGAGATGAGCGTTGAAGATGCCCAAGCAGGCGCTTTCTCCTACTACGCGACCCGTTATTGGTCTAAGCGGGCGGGCTTCGTCTCCGGCTGGAATTACTGGTTTAACTACATTCTGGTTTCGATGGTAGAGCTAGCGGTCGTAGGCTCTTTTGTGAACTACTGGTTCCCTGGTATCCCCGCTTGGGTGTCTGCTGCGGCTTTTCTCGTGATTATTACTGCCACTAATCTGATGGGCGTTGCGCAGTTTGGCGAGTTTGAATTCTGGTTTGCCATCATTAAAATAGCGGCTATTATCGCTATGATTATAGGCGGCGCAGCAGTCGTCATTATGGGACTTCCCAGCGCTGGCGGCGTGGGAGCATCGTTCGCAAATTGGTTCAACGACGGTGGCTTTATGGCTACCGGGCTGCTGCGCAAGAGTGCGAGCGGCAACTGGACCGGACTGCTCATGGCGCTCACCGTGGTGATGTTCAGCTTCGGAGGCACTGAGCTCATAGGCATTACCGCAGGCGAAACCGCTGAACCGCGCAAAACAATACCGCGCGCTACTAACGACATTATTTGGCGAATCTTAGTCTTCTATATTGGCGCTCTCGGCATTATTATGGCCGTAGTTCCTTGGCGCTCAATTGGTCAGCCCGACGCAAACGGCGTGGTAGCGAGCCCCTTCGTGCAAATCTTCGATTCGGTTGGAGTCCACGCGGCCGCAGGCATTCTCAACTTCGTCTGTCTCACTGCCGTCATGAGCGTTTACAATTCTGCGCTGTACTCCAACTCCCGCATGCTCTATTCACTGGCCCAGCAGGGCAACGCACCCAAGTATCTGACTCGACTTTCGCGCTCAGGTGTGCCCTATGCTGGCGTACTCACCTCGGCCGGCATCACAGTAATCGCCGTCATCGTAGTCTTTTTGTGGCCGCAGTTTGCCTTCAACTACCTTATGAGTGTGGCCACAATCGCGGCTTTACTCAACTGGACCATCATCATGATTACCGAGATGAAGTTCCGCCGAGCCGTAGCCGCAGGAAACGGCCCCAAGGAACTCGCCGGCAAGAAGGGTCAAGAAGCGCTCGACGCCATCATCTTCAAGCTACCCTGGCCCCGAGTCACGCCGTGGGTGGTCCTCGCCTTCATGGCCCTAGTAGTAGCACTAATGTTCTTCTCACCCTCCTACCGCATCGCCCTCATCATAGGCCCAATCTGGCTAGCCCTGCTCCTAGCAGCCTACCAACTAGCTGCCAAGAACAAAGGCTGA